A window from bacterium encodes these proteins:
- a CDS encoding ABC transporter permease: MLKNYLKIAIKVLLRRKFFTFISLFGVSFTLVVLMVASALLDHAFGPLPPEVRTDRTLGIYTVRMELTNSFERTGAAPYWFLDRYVRTLATPARVSLYSTQRSVAAYVADEKHSLFLKRTDGEFWNILDFEFLEGGPFTAADEREANFVAVINRATAELFFKGQPAVGKTIAVDGQRFRVVGVVPNIPIFRVTSFADVWVPLSTAKSNGYLRDATGDFLALLLARTPGDLPKIKEELQTALARVEFPNAREYSRIITAAETLFESVARGMFGRDRDARNYAGYLLGLLLALAVLFMLLPAINLINLNVSRILERASEIGVRKAFGASSWTLVGQFVVENVLLTLIGGAFGFVAALFLLNALTDSGLIQYAHFQMNYRIFLYGLTAALFFGLFSGVYPAWKMSRLHPVDALRGQSL; encoded by the coding sequence ATGCTCAAGAACTATTTGAAAATCGCCATCAAGGTTTTGCTGCGGCGGAAATTCTTCACTTTCATCAGCCTGTTCGGCGTCAGCTTCACGCTGGTGGTGTTGATGGTGGCGAGCGCGCTGCTCGACCATGCTTTCGGTCCGCTGCCGCCGGAAGTGCGCACCGACCGCACGCTCGGCATCTACACCGTGCGGATGGAACTCACCAACAGCTTTGAGCGCACCGGCGCCGCGCCTTACTGGTTTTTGGATCGCTACGTGCGCACGCTCGCCACGCCTGCAAGAGTTTCCCTCTACTCCACCCAGCGCAGCGTGGCCGCGTACGTGGCGGATGAAAAGCACAGCCTCTTTCTCAAACGCACGGACGGCGAGTTCTGGAACATTCTGGATTTCGAGTTTCTCGAAGGCGGGCCGTTCACCGCCGCGGACGAACGCGAGGCGAACTTCGTGGCCGTGATCAATCGGGCCACGGCTGAGCTGTTTTTCAAAGGGCAGCCGGCCGTCGGCAAGACCATCGCAGTTGACGGCCAGCGCTTTCGTGTGGTCGGCGTGGTGCCGAATATTCCGATCTTCCGCGTCACTTCGTTTGCCGACGTCTGGGTGCCGCTCAGCACTGCCAAATCAAACGGCTATCTGCGCGATGCGACCGGCGATTTTCTGGCGTTGCTCCTGGCGCGCACTCCCGGCGATTTGCCCAAAATCAAGGAAGAGCTGCAAACCGCGCTGGCGCGCGTGGAGTTTCCCAATGCGCGCGAGTACAGCCGGATCATCACTGCTGCCGAAACCCTGTTCGAATCCGTGGCGCGCGGCATGTTTGGCCGCGACCGCGACGCACGCAACTACGCCGGCTATCTGCTCGGATTGCTGCTCGCGCTGGCGGTGCTGTTCATGCTGTTGCCCGCCATCAATCTCATCAACCTCAACGTGAGCCGCATTCTGGAGCGGGCCTCGGAGATCGGCGTGCGCAAAGCCTTCGGCGCCTCGTCATGGACGCTGGTGGGGCAGTTCGTAGTGGAGAACGTCCTGTTGACCTTGATCGGCGGCGCGTTCGGCTTTGTCGCCGCGCTGTTCCTCCTGAACGCCCTCACCGACAGCGGGCTGATTCAGTATGCCCACTTTCAGATGAATTACCGCATCTTCCTCTATGGCCTGACGGCCGCGCTGTTCTTCGGCTTGTTTTCCGGAGTCTATCCCGCGTGGAAAATGTCGCGGCTGCATCCCGTTGACGCATTGCGAGGGCAAAGTCTATGA
- a CDS encoding ABC transporter ATP-binding protein: MIQLEEVEKVYRTDKIETLALSRCNLQVREGEFIAVMGPSGSGKSTLLNLIGLLDEPTKGRIMLDGSAVASFRDKRLARLRNEYIGFIFQSFHLITDLSVVDNVEIPLLYRRMSNSERRRLALAALERVGLTSRVHHFPSQLSGGQQQRVAIARAIVGRPKVLLADEPTGNLDSHMGDEIMSILFELNQNEKTTVVMVTHDPRLGEKAERIVRLFDGRQVN, translated from the coding sequence ATGATTCAACTCGAAGAGGTCGAGAAGGTCTACCGCACCGACAAGATCGAGACGCTGGCGCTGTCGCGCTGCAACCTGCAGGTGCGGGAGGGCGAATTCATCGCGGTGATGGGGCCGTCCGGCTCGGGCAAGAGCACGCTGCTCAATCTCATCGGCTTGCTGGACGAGCCGACCAAAGGCCGGATCATGCTCGACGGCAGCGCCGTCGCCTCATTCCGCGACAAGCGGCTCGCCCGGCTGCGCAACGAATACATCGGCTTCATCTTTCAGAGCTTCCACCTGATCACCGATCTCAGCGTGGTGGACAACGTGGAGATTCCGCTGCTCTACCGGCGGATGTCGAACAGCGAACGCCGGCGCCTGGCTTTGGCGGCGCTGGAGCGCGTCGGTTTGACCTCACGCGTGCATCATTTTCCCTCGCAACTCTCCGGCGGACAGCAGCAGCGCGTCGCGATTGCACGCGCCATCGTGGGCCGGCCGAAAGTGCTGTTGGCGGACGAACCCACCGGCAATCTCGACAGCCACATGGGCGATGAGATTATGAGCATCCTGTTTGAGCTTAACCAAAACGAGAAGACCACCGTGGTGATGGTGACCCACGATCCCCGCCTGGGCGAAAAGGCCGAACGCATCGTCAGGCTGTTTGACGGCCGGCAGGTCAACTGA
- a CDS encoding efflux RND transporter periplasmic adaptor subunit: MDRPLDAAFQKQRLTRRYLRLGAIVLPVVAVLLWLPSWMTPSVSKNRIRTARVASGPIAATISAAGTVVPEFEQVISSPIDTRVLRILQTAGAAIAAGEPILQLDVSEAELAWSRLNEQLGLKENRQAQLKIDLERTLNDLRSQLQIKRLRVEYLQARVAQEEKLFQIGGSSKELVRQAKLELEIAQLELAQLESSIANTQHSLQNQLEGVTLETRITRGERDEAARQLALAATPAPHAGVLTWVVPQEGATIRKGEVVARIADLRAFRVEATISDVHAVRLAAGLPAQIRLSDEVFLNGTIASVLPTIQNGIVTFYVSLEDKTNSRLRANLRVDVFVVTAAKDRVLRLQRGALLGSEGDQQVFVVRGGVAVRTPVRVGLVGFENLEVEAGLREGDEVIISDMQDFAHLREVKIK, encoded by the coding sequence ATGGATCGTCCGCTCGACGCGGCATTTCAAAAACAGCGGCTCACCCGGCGCTATCTGCGTCTGGGCGCAATCGTGCTGCCGGTGGTGGCGGTGCTGCTCTGGCTGCCGAGCTGGATGACGCCCAGCGTGAGCAAGAACCGCATTCGCACCGCGCGCGTGGCGAGCGGCCCGATTGCCGCGACCATCTCCGCGGCCGGCACCGTGGTGCCCGAGTTCGAGCAGGTGATCTCCAGCCCGATTGACACGCGCGTGCTGCGCATTCTGCAAACAGCAGGCGCCGCGATTGCCGCCGGCGAGCCGATTCTGCAGCTCGACGTGAGCGAGGCGGAACTGGCCTGGTCCCGGCTCAACGAGCAGCTTGGCCTCAAAGAAAACCGCCAGGCACAGCTCAAGATCGACCTGGAACGCACGCTCAACGATCTGCGCAGCCAGTTGCAGATCAAACGTCTGCGCGTCGAATATCTCCAGGCGAGAGTCGCCCAGGAGGAAAAGTTGTTTCAAATCGGCGGCAGCAGCAAGGAGCTGGTGCGGCAAGCGAAGCTGGAACTGGAAATCGCCCAGCTCGAATTGGCACAACTCGAGAGCTCGATCGCCAACACCCAGCATTCGCTGCAAAATCAGTTGGAGGGGGTGACGCTGGAGACCCGCATCACGCGCGGGGAACGCGATGAGGCTGCGCGCCAGCTCGCACTGGCAGCCACCCCAGCGCCGCACGCCGGTGTGCTCACCTGGGTGGTGCCGCAGGAAGGCGCAACGATTCGCAAAGGCGAAGTCGTCGCCAGGATTGCGGATTTGCGCGCGTTTCGCGTGGAGGCGACGATCTCCGATGTGCATGCCGTGCGACTGGCAGCCGGATTGCCGGCCCAAATCCGGCTCAGCGATGAGGTGTTTCTCAACGGCACGATTGCGAGCGTCCTGCCCACGATTCAAAACGGAATCGTCACTTTTTACGTGAGTCTGGAGGACAAAACCAACAGCCGGCTGCGTGCGAACCTGCGGGTCGACGTGTTCGTCGTCACTGCGGCCAAAGACCGTGTGCTGCGCCTCCAGCGCGGCGCCCTGCTGGGCAGTGAAGGCGACCAACAGGTGTTCGTGGTGCGCGGCGGGGTTGCGGTGCGCACACCCGTGCGCGTCGGGCTGGTGGGCTTCGAGAACCTGGAAGTCGAGGCCGGACTGCGGGAGGGCGACGAAGTGATCATCTCGGATATGCAGGATTTCGCGCATCTGCGGGAAGTGAAAATCAAATAG
- a CDS encoding N-acetylmuramidase domain-containing protein, with translation MNITNDPRIERILTLPEGSTAEWKSDLRRLESGDATLTRKSAGEASIKAVQRLLIFLGYSTSSTGAFAIDGDFGRGTNRAVAQFQFENSLNSNLRRSMLCYDCTWQTASKNIVAIPDTRLTVATLEKMLQTALRMIETRNLMCGDFEEALFHLNGLHRSQFLPCKEILNRYGTLVDAAIQGVRSEQGFAIVPEWMLAIIKQETGGVVRPRFEQHYLSRFNQQEPRTDFVELRYRSMSFGLGQIMGENYRRVGAASAHAMFTSPLADQVLFVARFLAQRREVVIKRNPSEADFHTLARFYNGPGYASHFYHESLATWFKEFRLLLS, from the coding sequence ATGAACATCACCAATGATCCGCGCATCGAGCGCATTCTCACTTTGCCGGAGGGCAGCACGGCGGAGTGGAAAAGCGATCTGCGCCGGCTGGAATCCGGCGATGCGACGCTGACCCGCAAATCCGCGGGCGAGGCTTCCATCAAGGCGGTGCAGCGCTTGCTGATCTTCCTGGGCTATTCCACCAGCTCCACCGGCGCCTTTGCCATCGACGGAGATTTCGGCCGCGGCACCAATCGCGCGGTGGCGCAGTTTCAGTTCGAAAATAGCTTGAACTCCAATTTACGGCGCAGCATGCTGTGCTACGACTGCACCTGGCAGACGGCGAGCAAGAACATTGTGGCGATTCCGGACACGCGCTTGACGGTGGCGACGCTGGAGAAGATGCTGCAAACCGCCCTGCGCATGATCGAAACCAGGAATCTCATGTGCGGTGATTTCGAAGAGGCGCTGTTTCATCTCAACGGCCTGCATCGCTCGCAGTTTCTGCCCTGCAAGGAAATCCTCAACCGCTATGGCACACTGGTCGACGCCGCGATTCAGGGCGTGCGCAGCGAGCAGGGTTTCGCCATTGTGCCGGAGTGGATGCTCGCGATCATCAAACAAGAAACCGGCGGTGTGGTGCGGCCGCGGTTCGAGCAGCATTATTTGTCCCGTTTCAACCAGCAGGAGCCGCGGACGGATTTCGTCGAACTGCGTTACCGCTCGATGAGTTTCGGCCTGGGCCAGATCATGGGAGAGAACTACCGGCGGGTGGGCGCGGCCTCGGCGCATGCGATGTTCACCAGCCCGCTGGCGGATCAAGTCCTGTTCGTGGCGCGCTTTCTGGCGCAGCGCCGCGAAGTCGTCATCAAAAGAAATCCCAGCGAAGCTGATTTTCACACCCTGGCGCGCTTCTACAACGGCCCGGGCTATGCCTCGCATTTCTACCATGAGAGCCTGGCGACCTGGTTCAAGGAGTTTCGCCTGCTGCTGAGTTGA
- a CDS encoding DegT/DnrJ/EryC1/StrS family aminotransferase: MPHLALLGGTPTRTKPFPKWPLLRPEHAAALHQAWESGAWGIRSPHVAEFEKRFAEFQQAKYALAMCNGTASLWVALKACGVKAGDEVIIPPYTFIATASSVLMANAVPVFVDIDPDTYNLDPQLVEAAITPRTRALMPVHIAGQPADLDALTAIAARHGLQVIEDAAQAHGAEWKGRRVGALGEVGSFSFQSSKNMTAGEGGALVSDSKELMDLCFSYYNCGRVRDGAWYEHRVLGSNMRMTAWSAAVLQAQFATIEQDMRVRDRNALYLDRRLCEIPGIRPLLVHPHVTRHARHLYIFRYDAEAFNHLPREKFLQALQAEGIPAYKGYAPLYREPLFALDPREYPWIADRDYAGLHLPVCEHACNEEAVWLAQSVLLGTEADMEDIVRAVAKIHQNVAELGTPQHPSEAEATAEAGA, translated from the coding sequence ATGCCTCATCTCGCCCTGCTCGGCGGCACGCCGACCCGAACCAAACCGTTTCCAAAATGGCCGCTCCTGCGGCCCGAACATGCAGCCGCGCTGCACCAGGCGTGGGAAAGCGGCGCGTGGGGAATTCGCAGCCCGCACGTGGCGGAATTCGAAAAACGCTTTGCGGAATTCCAGCAGGCCAAGTACGCCCTGGCGATGTGTAACGGCACCGCCAGCCTGTGGGTGGCGCTCAAAGCCTGCGGCGTCAAAGCGGGCGATGAAGTCATCATTCCGCCCTACACTTTCATTGCCACGGCCTCCTCGGTGTTGATGGCCAATGCCGTTCCGGTTTTTGTCGATATCGATCCCGACACTTACAACCTCGATCCCCAACTCGTCGAGGCGGCGATCACGCCGCGCACACGCGCGCTCATGCCGGTGCATATTGCCGGCCAGCCTGCTGATCTCGACGCCCTCACTGCGATTGCGGCCCGGCACGGCTTGCAAGTGATCGAAGACGCGGCGCAGGCGCACGGCGCGGAGTGGAAAGGCCGGCGGGTCGGCGCGCTCGGTGAGGTCGGCTCCTTCTCCTTTCAATCTTCCAAGAACATGACTGCCGGCGAAGGCGGCGCGCTGGTGTCGGATTCAAAAGAGCTGATGGATTTGTGCTTCTCCTACTACAATTGCGGCCGCGTGCGTGACGGCGCCTGGTATGAGCATCGCGTGCTCGGCTCCAACATGCGCATGACCGCCTGGTCCGCCGCCGTGCTGCAGGCGCAATTTGCCACCATCGAGCAGGACATGCGGGTGCGCGATCGCAACGCGCTCTATCTCGATCGGCGGCTGTGCGAAATTCCCGGCATCCGGCCGCTGCTGGTTCATCCGCACGTCACGCGGCACGCCCGCCATTTGTACATCTTTCGTTATGACGCCGAGGCGTTCAACCATCTGCCGCGCGAAAAATTCCTGCAGGCGCTGCAGGCCGAGGGCATTCCCGCCTACAAAGGCTATGCGCCGCTCTATCGCGAGCCGCTGTTCGCGCTGGATCCGCGGGAATATCCCTGGATCGCAGACCGTGACTACGCGGGGCTGCATCTGCCGGTGTGTGAGCATGCCTGCAATGAGGAGGCCGTCTGGCTGGCGCAAAGCGTTTTGCTCGGCACCGAAGCGGACATGGAAGACATTGTGCGCGCGGTGGCCAAGATTCACCAAAACGTTGCAGAACTGGGTACGCCGCAGCATCCCTCCGAGGCCGAAGCCACGGCAGAGGCCGGCGCCTGA
- a CDS encoding Gfo/Idh/MocA family oxidoreductase — protein MPDTKPLRFGFIGAGRIARVHAQVLRELGGTEMVAWSAGHWHNAEKAAAEFGGQAMMTHDLLKHPGLDVVLVSSPTALHHEHVLAALAAGRHVFCEKPMARTESQAQAMLTAARQSTGRLYIGHTLRFFPRYARARELLRAGVIGTLRKVACRRLNAATAEERGSWFHDFEQSGGCVLDLMIHDFDFLQWCLGKATRVEAETVPSKDPEGWQHAIVHLYFKGGARAEVEGSWLHHRNERSLLFEGALGRIAIDPDDGLLHVESSRGREVVAVPAVDGYRAQMSQFLNHVRRGTPLLVTPEDSLSALTIALTALRKLGKE, from the coding sequence ATGCCAGACACGAAACCTCTCCGCTTCGGCTTTATCGGAGCGGGGCGCATCGCGCGCGTGCATGCCCAGGTATTGCGCGAACTGGGCGGCACCGAGATGGTGGCGTGGTCGGCGGGCCACTGGCACAACGCGGAAAAGGCGGCGGCGGAGTTTGGCGGGCAAGCGATGATGACCCACGACCTGCTCAAACATCCCGGCCTCGATGTGGTTTTGGTCTCCAGTCCGACGGCGTTGCACCACGAGCATGTCCTCGCCGCGCTCGCTGCGGGCAGGCACGTCTTTTGTGAAAAGCCCATGGCGCGCACCGAATCGCAGGCGCAGGCCATGCTCACCGCCGCCCGCCAGTCGACCGGCCGCCTCTACATTGGCCACACGCTGCGGTTCTTTCCACGTTACGCCCGGGCGCGCGAACTGCTGCGCGCCGGTGTCATCGGCACGCTGCGCAAAGTTGCCTGTCGCCGCTTGAACGCCGCGACTGCCGAAGAACGCGGCTCATGGTTCCACGATTTCGAGCAGAGCGGCGGCTGCGTGCTCGACTTGATGATTCATGATTTCGACTTTTTGCAGTGGTGCCTGGGCAAGGCCACGCGCGTGGAGGCGGAAACCGTGCCCAGCAAGGATCCCGAGGGCTGGCAGCACGCGATCGTGCATTTGTATTTCAAAGGCGGCGCGCGCGCGGAAGTCGAAGGCAGTTGGCTGCACCACCGCAACGAACGGTCGCTGCTCTTCGAAGGCGCGCTGGGCCGCATCGCGATCGATCCCGATGACGGCCTGTTGCACGTGGAAAGCAGCCGCGGCCGCGAAGTGGTTGCCGTGCCGGCGGTGGACGGCTATCGCGCACAGATGAGCCAGTTTCTCAATCACGTGCGCCGCGGTACGCCCCTGCTGGTAACGCCGGAAGACAGTCTCAGTGCGTTGACCATCGCCCTGACCGCCCTGCGCAAACTCGGCAAAGAATGA
- a CDS encoding aldo/keto reductase, translating to MKQVAFGKTGMQVSEMCLGTMMFGDRCSEAEADRILSHGLEQGVNFLDTAAMYCDGRTEEMLGRLLRGRRHQFVLASKVHKGFDAEAIVTSIEESLRRLQTNYLDLYLIHWPKPGMHLEEVMRALDQVSRQGKARCVGCCNYPAYMFVMSNAVATQEGRLPLTCLQIPYNLIERGAEVEVLPMAHALGVAVMAYRPLAMGLLAGRYSTAEELPADSRAITDERIGRWLAAYSEDLARLSDYARQNNLSMSDVALAWLRASPAVTCPVVGVSTLVQLQACLSGFAVELEPQEREVIGNLLRTEVKEEAGGAYKALRRNLTLVSV from the coding sequence ATGAAGCAAGTCGCCTTCGGCAAAACCGGCATGCAGGTATCGGAGATGTGCCTCGGCACGATGATGTTCGGTGATCGCTGCAGCGAGGCGGAAGCCGACCGCATTCTCAGCCATGGTCTCGAACAAGGCGTCAACTTTCTCGACACCGCGGCCATGTATTGCGACGGCCGCACCGAGGAAATGCTCGGCCGCCTGTTGCGGGGCCGGCGCCACCAATTCGTGCTGGCCTCCAAAGTGCACAAGGGCTTCGATGCAGAGGCGATCGTCACCAGCATCGAAGAGAGCCTGCGCCGTCTGCAAACCAACTATCTCGACTTGTATCTCATTCACTGGCCCAAGCCCGGCATGCATCTGGAAGAAGTGATGCGCGCGCTGGATCAGGTGAGCCGGCAGGGCAAGGCGCGTTGCGTGGGATGCTGCAATTACCCGGCCTACATGTTCGTGATGTCGAATGCCGTGGCGACCCAAGAGGGCCGGCTGCCGTTAACCTGCCTGCAGATTCCCTACAACTTGATCGAGCGCGGCGCCGAGGTGGAAGTGTTGCCCATGGCGCACGCGCTGGGTGTGGCGGTCATGGCTTATCGCCCGCTGGCCATGGGTTTGCTGGCCGGCCGTTATTCCACTGCGGAAGAACTGCCGGCAGATTCGCGGGCAATCACCGATGAGCGCATCGGCCGTTGGCTGGCGGCATACAGCGAGGACCTGGCCCGCCTTTCCGACTATGCGCGGCAGAACAACTTGAGCATGAGTGATGTGGCCCTGGCCTGGCTGCGGGCCTCGCCGGCCGTCACCTGCCCGGTGGTGGGCGTCAGCACGCTGGTGCAATTGCAGGCGTGCCTTTCAGGATTCGCCGTGGAACTGGAGCCGCAGGAGCGCGAGGTGATTGGCAATCTGCTCAGAACGGAAGTCAAGGAAGAGGCCGGCGGCGCCTACAAGGCGCTGCGCCGCAATCTCACGCTCGTGTCGGTGTGA
- a CDS encoding class I SAM-dependent methyltransferase, translating to MTPLTSAIAAMIALRRPFFEACTAFRLCHHELGQGLTIDYYGGYLLLIHYADFPEQKLAGLALAVAEGLADAAVPVKAALARFRPDNLSHATAEPEAGSLRPTLLFGSAPPARFAIREYDLQFAVSFEEGHSTGLFLDIKQARQELKQLLTPGAEVLNLFSYTGGFSIAAARAGAGRVIEVDTSVKWLQWARENQALNQVSMVRQRREEAVRFLRKQKDGSFDVIICDPPTYATQKSGNRFTVAKGFAGMMPEFRRVLRRGGHLLACTNYRGISPPKFFSLFAAAFTLQREIGISADFAGDDYLKVGWFQVKRD from the coding sequence ATGACCCCACTTACCTCCGCGATCGCGGCCATGATCGCGCTGCGCCGCCCGTTTTTCGAGGCCTGCACGGCCTTTCGCCTCTGCCATCATGAACTGGGCCAGGGCTTGACCATCGACTACTATGGCGGCTATCTGTTGTTGATTCATTATGCGGATTTCCCGGAACAAAAACTCGCCGGCCTGGCACTTGCGGTGGCCGAGGGCCTGGCTGACGCAGCGGTGCCGGTGAAGGCCGCGCTGGCCCGCTTCCGGCCCGACAATCTCTCGCATGCCACGGCGGAGCCGGAGGCCGGCAGCCTTCGCCCCACGTTGTTGTTCGGCTCGGCACCGCCGGCACGCTTCGCGATTCGGGAATACGATCTGCAATTCGCCGTGTCGTTTGAAGAAGGCCACAGCACGGGATTGTTTCTCGATATCAAGCAGGCGCGGCAGGAGCTGAAGCAACTTCTGACGCCGGGCGCGGAGGTGCTGAATTTGTTCTCCTACACCGGCGGTTTTTCGATTGCGGCAGCGCGTGCCGGCGCCGGCCGCGTCATCGAAGTCGATACCAGCGTCAAGTGGCTGCAGTGGGCGCGGGAGAATCAGGCGCTCAATCAGGTCAGCATGGTGCGCCAGCGCCGGGAGGAGGCGGTTCGTTTTCTGCGCAAGCAGAAAGACGGATCATTCGATGTGATCATTTGCGATCCGCCGACCTATGCCACGCAAAAGTCCGGCAACCGTTTCACCGTGGCCAAGGGCTTTGCCGGCATGATGCCGGAGTTTCGCCGTGTTCTGCGCAGAGGCGGCCATTTGCTGGCGTGCACGAACTATCGCGGCATTTCACCGCCGAAGTTCTTCAGCCTGTTCGCGGCCGCCTTCACCCTGCAGCGGGAGATTGGCATCAGCGCGGACTTCGCGGGAGATGACTATCTCAAAGTCGGCTGGTTTCAGGTCAAACGTGATTGA
- a CDS encoding DUF1722 domain-containing protein, translated as MSTAAATNTEKIRLGISSCLLGENVRFDGGHKKDQYITKTLAQFFEWVPVCPEMEIGLGAPREALHLLGRPEAPRLVTTKTERDYTETMLAYARAKVAQLEKLGLHGYLLKKDSPTCGMERVKVYDDNHVPTKTGVGLFARALLEKMTILPVEEEGRLSDPRLRENFIVRVFCHFRWQQLQQQPLRVSALVRFHAQHKYLLMAHSPKYLSELGRLVAGAKALTPKGLLARYTELFFAALRRPASPKKHTNVLQHLTSYLKKQLDERDKQELHATITDYHAGLLPLIVPLTLLRHYVRKFDLAYLQDQIYLNPHPKELMLLNHV; from the coding sequence TCGCCTGGGCATCAGTTCCTGCCTGTTGGGGGAAAACGTGCGCTTCGACGGCGGACACAAGAAAGATCAATACATCACCAAGACCCTGGCGCAATTCTTCGAATGGGTGCCGGTGTGCCCGGAGATGGAAATCGGGCTGGGCGCGCCGCGCGAAGCGCTGCACCTACTCGGCCGGCCGGAAGCGCCCCGCCTGGTGACCACGAAAACCGAACGCGATTACACCGAAACCATGCTGGCCTATGCCCGCGCCAAAGTTGCGCAGTTGGAGAAACTCGGGCTGCACGGTTATCTGCTCAAGAAGGATTCGCCCACCTGCGGCATGGAGCGGGTGAAGGTTTACGATGACAATCATGTTCCCACCAAGACCGGCGTGGGCTTGTTTGCGCGCGCATTGCTGGAGAAGATGACCATTCTGCCCGTGGAAGAGGAAGGCCGGTTGAGTGATCCCCGCCTGCGCGAAAACTTCATCGTGCGCGTGTTTTGCCACTTCCGCTGGCAGCAGTTGCAGCAACAGCCGCTGCGCGTCAGCGCGCTGGTGCGGTTTCACGCGCAGCACAAGTATTTGCTCATGGCCCACAGCCCGAAATACCTGAGCGAGCTTGGGCGCCTGGTGGCGGGCGCCAAAGCGCTCACGCCCAAGGGACTGCTGGCCCGCTATACCGAGCTTTTCTTCGCCGCGTTGCGGCGGCCGGCCTCACCGAAGAAACACACCAACGTGCTGCAGCATCTCACCAGCTATCTGAAGAAGCAACTCGACGAGCGCGACAAGCAGGAGCTGCATGCCACCATCACCGATTATCATGCCGGGCTGCTGCCGCTCATCGTGCCGCTCACGTTGCTCCGGCATTACGTGCGCAAATTCGATCTCGCCTACCTGCAGGATCAAATCTATCTCAATCCTCATCCCAAAGAATTGATGCTGCTCAATCACGTTTGA